A genomic segment from Acidimicrobiales bacterium encodes:
- a CDS encoding succinate dehydrogenase iron-sulfur subunit — protein sequence MADTTTAEAPSESGGAAAPAPAVELFKIELRIKRFDPERDTKPHWESYQVEMEGTDRVLDALHEVKYHHDGTLSLRRSCAHGVCGSDAMVINGANALACTMLIKDAGKIVTVEPIRGLPVIKDLVVDMEPFFAQYRSVMPFLINESDPGYTERYQSSEDRERFDDTTKCILCAACTTSCPVYWGNSSYVGPAAIVNAHRFIFDSRDEGAADRLDILNEKSGVWRCRTAFNCSEACPREIKVTQAIEEVKRAILYDRV from the coding sequence ATGGCTGACACCACCACTGCCGAGGCCCCGTCGGAGTCGGGCGGGGCGGCGGCGCCCGCCCCCGCGGTCGAGCTCTTCAAGATCGAGCTGCGCATCAAGCGCTTCGACCCCGAGCGCGACACCAAGCCCCACTGGGAGAGCTACCAGGTCGAGATGGAGGGCACCGACCGCGTGCTCGACGCCCTCCACGAGGTCAAGTACCACCACGACGGCACCCTCTCGCTACGGCGCTCCTGCGCCCACGGCGTGTGCGGATCGGACGCCATGGTCATCAACGGCGCCAACGCCCTGGCCTGCACGATGCTCATCAAGGACGCCGGCAAGATCGTCACGGTCGAGCCCATCCGCGGCCTCCCGGTCATCAAGGACCTCGTGGTCGACATGGAGCCCTTCTTCGCCCAGTACCGCTCGGTGATGCCCTTCCTCATCAACGAGAGCGACCCCGGCTACACCGAGCGCTACCAGTCCTCGGAGGACCGCGAGCGCTTCGACGACACCACCAAGTGCATCCTCTGCGCGGCGTGCACCACGTCGTGCCCGGTGTACTGGGGCAACTCGTCGTACGTGGGCCCGGCGGCCATCGTCAACGCCCACCGCTTCATCTTCGACTCGCGCGACGAGGGTGCGGCCGACCGCCTCGACATCCTCAACGAGAAGTCGGGCGTGTGGCGCTGCCGCACCGCCTTCAACTGCTCCGAGGCCTGCCCCCGTGAGATCAAGGTCACCCAGGCCATCGAAGAGGTCAAGCGGGCCATCCTCTACGACCGCGTGTAG
- a CDS encoding TIGR04255 family protein — protein sequence MVAVEARFPAATTALRPPGQRALRDHLGSDWVIEGAKEQTVEIALASGVPGNPVVKTEEVTRITMRDRTVAVTVRPERLTIEATSYRGYPAFREILRRAFEAVEDVLRPDGVIRLGLRYIDEIRVPGLTEPSEWVEWIDPSLLSSRADGLVAVEWTGAAQYQTGAEQRLVLRHGTSDGPVVDPSGPLRRPLPPPTGPVFVLDFDSFWQPDLIPAFRTPDLLVACDQLRGPARSLFDQLLTDRLIDDVFRKDPLA from the coding sequence TTGGTAGCCGTCGAGGCCCGGTTTCCCGCAGCGACCACAGCTCTCCGACCTCCCGGGCAGCGAGCGCTTAGGGATCATCTCGGTAGCGACTGGGTGATCGAGGGTGCAAAAGAGCAAACGGTGGAAATTGCCCTCGCAAGTGGCGTGCCGGGAAACCCAGTCGTCAAGACCGAGGAAGTGACTCGGATCACCATGCGCGATCGGACCGTCGCTGTGACAGTCCGTCCGGAGCGGTTGACGATCGAGGCTACGAGCTACCGGGGCTACCCTGCGTTCCGAGAGATCTTGCGCCGAGCGTTCGAGGCCGTCGAGGACGTATTGAGGCCAGATGGCGTCATCCGGTTGGGACTCCGCTACATCGACGAGATACGAGTTCCCGGCCTTACTGAGCCAAGTGAGTGGGTCGAATGGATTGACCCGAGTCTTTTGTCATCCCGAGCCGATGGTCTAGTCGCAGTCGAGTGGACCGGCGCTGCCCAGTACCAAACGGGCGCGGAGCAGCGACTGGTGCTCCGGCACGGTACGTCCGACGGGCCAGTGGTCGACCCCTCTGGCCCTCTCCGACGGCCCTTACCACCCCCCACCGGCCCCGTCTTCGTGCTGGATTTCGATAGTTTCTGGCAGCCGGACCTGATCCCTGCCTTCCGAACGCCCGATCTGCTCGTGGCTTGTGACCAGCTCAGGGGTCCTGCACGGTCACTGTTTGACCAGCTGCTGACAGACCGACTAATCGACGACGTCTTTCGAAAGGATCCGCTGGCGTGA